From the Musa acuminata AAA Group cultivar baxijiao chromosome BXJ3-1, Cavendish_Baxijiao_AAA, whole genome shotgun sequence genome, the window TGCACAAGCTATGCTACAATTGAGAAAGATAAATGAGGGCCATTCAGAAACTCTATGGATCGCAAATCCTTCTGTACAATCATATTTGTAAAAGAAACTGCTAACAAGACCATCTCACAAAAAAATTGCCAAGTGAAGGTGGTCTGCATTCtccatctattaaagaaagaaataagaCCAGTTTCATGGGGGAAACAACGCTATGCACTTAGATAACATGTCACCTTTTTATGTGGGGAATCCATGTGAAACCTCGAAGAACAATGATTGTCCACAAAGCATCTGACATCTGTAAGGAGAAGAGCGGTCATAACTGTAGGAAAAGAGTACATGAAAATTACATCTATCTTATGTGTAGCATGCGGAAGACAGTATTAATAGTGTGTGGGCAAAACCTTGAAGTAGAGTTGGAATTTGTTTcttctttcacaaatcatattagtTCAATTTTCTGTTTTTATAGCATAGCACCTTTGTTCACTAATCATGGTTCCTGTAATAAAAATGTACCAATACATATCCAAGATCAAATCAATACCAGACAACAGGGACTCCAGCAAGGCAACATCCACCACCCTACCACTCGTAAACCCCACCTCTTCCTTGACTGGGTTATGTATAGTATAACCCCatctcacaaaaaaaaaagatctgtTTCTCCCTGCCCCACCCTGACGTGAAAAGGTCATGGAAATACACATACATATCACTTATTAAAGAACATTACTTATTTGAATAGACAGTGCTGATATTTTCACGTCAGGTTTGGCTCACGGGAAGGATACGCATAACGTCCCCACCCTGTGTTTCAGTGGGCTTTTGTAAATTATATCCCAAGTCCACAACATTTCCTACTAGCTCGATCAGGCCAGACCGGTCAGGTGCACCACATGTTTGGATTGAAATTGCCACACCTACCAGATGTTTCATATAAAATGCATGCCATAAAATTTAAGAATTGCCATACTATGAAATAGCCATTGGacaaaaatatgataaaaacCACAAAGGCAAAACATAGTGCTGATATATTCATGTTCTAGTTGGGATGTCTGAGTCATTTATTAGCTAATTATTCTTGGTATTTCTTGAAGGTCAAGTGTGAGTGTgtgcacgcacacacacacacatatagcaGCTCATGAATGTCTTGATGAAGGCTTCATGTTTTCTTCTTATATTCAGCAATAAATATGTTTAAAGTGACTTTTTTTTATCACAAGGCATAATAATATAGTAAAAATAAGTAAACTTGGAAAGCAAATAGGATTAGTTATCATAATGCgcatccagaaaaaaaaaatagaataacGTAAAAAAATCAACATGAACTTCAACATGCACTGGCATGGTCTTTATCAGAGTGCCCATCCAAAGAAGATATAGATTGACatcaaacaatcaatataaaaagTGATTTTAAGCATCACATTCGAAATTTTTCATTTTTCATGATAGTGTGCACTGAGTTAAACACAGTtgtatttatcaaacattttccCATCAACCTGGTCTGGGGAAAAATAATGCTATATAAGCAGAAAATCCAAATGAAAGCATGGAACAATcttattggctctcgtggaggccCAAGAGTTGAACCATAGGAATGCAATAAGGCTACCTAATTATTGCACCACATGTGGCATTCATCCACCTGTGAAATACAATAAGCCTCAGAAGCATCTGGCATCCTTGAGCTTATTCAACTCCCATTACATCCTCTTACAATCAATCATTAAGATATTTACCAACCACCAGAACCATGCACTAGTAGTTTGGTAATCCAGACCAACCTTTTAAAAAATGTTTGTTTGAAACAATTGTGGCCCCTTTAGAATGATGTCAAGAGGCACTCAAGCTCGCTTATGTGCACGGGTAAGGCGAGGCAATTGCTAAGCGCCTTGCCATGAACCCATGCAAGGCAATTGGTCCAGGTGGCACCTAAGTGGTTGCCTGAGGCCTGGCGCTAGCATCACATGCGCTCGCCTAGCCCAACCCAAGTGCTCACTAGCCAAGCATGCTATAATCAAGCTCAGATCGAGAAAATCAATACAATTGAGCCTAATcatagttgatgaattggttcaaTTAAACAAATACATCAAGTTAACAGCTCTCCAAATATCccgcccccctcctcctcctcctcctcctctaaatTGTGAAAGAAAAAAACCCCTAGATTCTTTGTCGCCACTGTGACATCGTCACCTTTGACTTTTTTCCACTTTTCTCCGACCATCTAGTGATGCCACTATGATTTTCGCATACGACCACCCcttcaccttttatagctcttttcaAATCATTGTCTCGCACCCACTGTCATTTTCGTCATGATTTTCACTTTCAACCACCTCCATTTTTACCTCCAATTACTATTCAACGACTGACGACCACTATCATCATCCTTGTTTCTACCATCGTGAATTTTGTTTGATTGGCTCCGTCGGTTCTTCTTCGACCACCTTCAGCCGCAATATCATTTATTACAGCCTCAACTTGCCATGCCCTATCCACACTTGTACTGTCCAATGAAAAAATTCATCCCAATATTGCATACGTAATTAAAATATATGTATTATTATATATTCTCAATTTTTATGTACATCACAGTGAGATGGACAAACCAGGATCAGTGTTGCAGATGATGATGGTATAATATTTCCTAAACCAAAAGGGGGATAGAGCTATTTTTTTGAGTGGTGAGCTGGGAACAATTTGAGTGAACCTGCCCCACCTCACTCTAATACTCTCCCTAGTTCTACATGCATAAGGCTTGTTTAAATGGCCAAGGTTGTACTTGAGAGGATCTTAGAAGTAAAACAACATAAGCAACAGACATGGGACACCACACAATAACAATAGAGGCCTTAAACCCTTTTACATTATTCCTGGAAACATACATGTTCCATAATCAATTATTGTTTTAGTTGTTTACTTTGGTTCATGATGATATATTATACTTTTATCACcaacttctagatgttcaattatATGACAAATCAATTTCTCATGTGAAATTATATTATTCCAAAGCTCATAAATCTTGTAGTGTGCACACATTTATCATGATAAGTTATTACTATAAGCAGTCATATGGTTCTAATAatgttatgatatttttcttacataTGTACACTTAAAAGGTCAAGCCATATGTTCCAAAACTATTAGCTCtttatttgataaaaactatCCCAAGGGCCATCTTGTTAACAAAAACCAAAGGAATGATCGACTATCAAAAGCTGTTCAAAAGCATATAGTCCTTTCTCTTACATAATTTGAGTTATGTGTGTCCATTTTCGCACATTGTAAAATAATCATTAGATAGAAATATACCAAAGCAAGAATAAACCCTGTTTAACTAAAGATCAATCTGTATATCTAAATATAATTTGGCCCTCTTGTTGCCCCTTGCAAACCAAAGATTATATTAACTAAGAAGTGAAAACATAACAATCAATAAATGTCTCGACATTGACTCATGGCAAAAAGGTAGGATTCCAAGTGTGTATTTTTCTGAATTGAACACAGGTAAACTCAGAGCCATAGACAAGATGTATTTCAAGTTAATGTTACAAAAGATAGTGACAAGTGAACTGACAACGTATGGTACACTGGTTGAAGTACAAGCTATGAACAACCACCTAATTCATACCTAAGTGAAATCTGTTCAATTCCCAGGCGAATGTGCAGCATCCGATTCATATGATGAGGAGCTTTCAGTATCAGAATCTGCAAAAAGTCAATGTCAGTTTAAAGATGcatgtatataaaataataaaacttaGCAACTTCTGTTTACACAGACccagggtgtgtgtgtgtgtatatatatatgatgaaattagTGCTCCATAATTGTCCTTACACAGATATATGATATGTTGCATAAGAATATTACCAGAATCAGAGGATCCAGAGTCACTGCTGGATCGACTGGAACCACTTGACCCACTCTCATCATTTCCATTATTTGCTACTGCTTCTGTCAAAGGAGCAGCAACCTTATTCTGATCCACCGCTGCTCAAAATTTATTAGCATAATGTAATTAGTACGAGATGAAAATATTAACCAAAAAGATCATTATAATTCATACTCAAAAGCCATATACCATTCTTGACTTGCTCGGGCACTTCAGCAACAACTGGATAAGGATCCTATCACAAATGAAACAAAACAACagataaatatgataacacatccAAGGAGAAATacaatacaaaaaaataaaataaattcttcATTTCTCACCTCTCCATTCAACCTTTCTCGGTTGTGGCGCTCTGCCTCAGCCCTAGCAAGCATCGCAAGCTCTGCCTTCCGTTTGTGCTTACTTAGAGTCTTCTTATAGTTAGTTACAAATCTATCAAGCTCCCAAAGTGTTTCTGCATCTACACAATCTATGTCCACCTCAATCTCGTCATCATGTAGGTTCAAAACAGAGTTCCTCTTCTTAATAATTTGTACAACAGTTTCCAGCTTCTCTGGTGGCAGGCTCTCCAAATGACGTCTCAATGTCTGCTTCTCCCGGAATGTCATGTCCCGCTTGTTTATGTCATTAGCCTTGGGTTTCTTCAGAGCTGTAGGCCGGCCAAAATGTTGGGTCTGGTTTTGTTCGGGCCTCATATCAATCTCCATGGGTTGCACCACAGGCCTCATATCGATCTCCATGGGTTGCACAGTGGAGCTCGACATCTCAAGAGTTCTCATATCCAAAGAGGGGGGGTTTCTCATACTGAACAAATGTAGCTGATGCAAATGCTCAGTGAACTCTGTCTCGATCAGTGACCATCTCTCCTCAAAGACGTTGAGGAGCTGCTCAGCCATAACGTGCACATCCTGCCCCTTGGGATTGTACAACATGGCGTTCTGGAATGTACGTCTAACATCTGCTGCAAATTCCAAGGGAGACTCGTAGAAATTACTGGCAACGCGGGATTGCACGGTGCCAAGGTCCATTGGGTGCTTTATGATGGAGAAGTAATCATAGAGACCGAGACCCTCGACGTCCACTGGCTTATTGAATACCCATCCAAAATTGTGCTTCATGAGCTTATCGAGCAGTGTCCGGCAGCTCCTGAAGGCATTCGCATAAATTTTCTTGTTGGCTGATGCCCTATAATCTGATTCCACGGTCGAGTGCTTCCTGCTTTTGCTGGACTTGGACTTCTTCTGAGATACTGAaggaggaaacttctccttcccCAGAATGAAATCCGAGCTACGGAAGTACTGATTCGCCTTGGGCGTTCTCTTCTCCCTTTCTATCGTGGAAGTACCAAGGCTGTTCCTGGAACCGACACCAGGTGGCACCAAGATGTTGAGCTGGGGACGTAATGGGGCAGGGGTGGCAGAAATGGCCTCGGAAAACACCGATTCTCTCTTACTCGCCACCGGAGTGTTGACATGATTTACCGAGAGTTGAGAAGGAGCAGCACCGACGCCGCTGCCTCCGCCGCCAGCAGAGGGGATGGCGGAGAGCTGGTGCTCACGGGTCTCAAGCCTCTTGAGGAGGTCCCTCACCTGATCCAGCTGGGCGGTGAGCATCCGGCGTAGGTCACGGGCCTCCCCTTGCGACCGCTTGGCGTCCTCAACCGCAACGTGGCCGTTCTGCTGGTGGGGAGCAGAGCCCTTGGGGTCGGGCGTGGCCTCCGGCTCGTGGCGGTTCAGGCTCGAGGCCTCGTTGCCCGAAGAGGCCGAGCGTTGGAACTGGTGACGCTCCGGCGGAGAAGGGGGCGGCGGAGGCGGTTGCTGAAGGGAGGAGTCAACGTCGCCGGTGGTGGTagtggtggctagggtttcccgGGAGGAGGGCTGGGGGTTCTGGGCGTCGGCCGCAGGGGGGTTCTTACCGCGACGCCTGCGGCTGTATACCTTTAACTCCGGCGTCCGTCGGGTCTCACTGATGCCATCGCCGtcgtcggcggcggcggcagcggcagcggggccCGAAGCCATGCATGAAACGGACGCAGAGAGGGCGGCGGCTCGGGTTTGAGAGGGTAAACCCTGAATCGAATCAGGACGAGTAGGACGAAACGCGCGAAGCGAAGCGAGTGAGGAGTTTGGAGACGatgaaaaccctaaccctaacgacGCGATCTTGCTCCCCGTCGCTCGCTCTCTGCGGAACAATAACGGGATCGAGGAAGAGGATGCGGTGTTTGGGTCGGTTCAAAGGTTTCCTACCCATGTATCGGTACCCGTTTCATTGCCACGTCGCAATTGGATACGGCCGCGGACCCGATACCGAGCCCGCCCTCCTTCCAATCACACGTCAGGTAACTATGGTAATATCTTCCATCCGGACATGGTGGATTAGTGCCGCTCGTGGGATTCCCTGTCTATCCCGGATCAGGGAACCGAATACTGCACCAAAAATAGTGACGTCAGAATCCTTAATGAAGTCAAATATGTGCTGCCATTCAAGAAATGCCGTGTAGCCCGAATGACGATATGTAGGACATCACAGATTATGGGGGTCTCCACTTAAGTAAGGCGGCGAGCAAGTCGATGAGGGGGAAAGCAGGCGTTCTGGTTGGGTGGGACCCGAGGCACCGGTTTCCATGTGCATAACTTTGACCGATGGTTCCAACAGTGACGTGGCCTTAAATAactcatattttttataatttaaaaattatatttcaacaaTTGACTATTTATGTATTATTTCGATAATTAGCTatgtataaaaattatattaagatgcttataattataaaaataagatatttaatttttttttcttatattatttattttatttaaaaattataaaatttattattaagtATGTATTGATTGTGTCTCACTTCGATTTATTACTGAGCGTATTTCTGTGAATAGAATCAacgatataaaaaaataaaattaaatatttttatttttatatatagattaaaatattaaaatcaattaattataataaaaattttactttttaaattttatactcATCTATTTTATGCCAACATATCAATATCCTCTATAAAAGGAGATAATCAATTGATTCGgaaatctaattttttatttatagaaatataTCAATATAATTATGAGAACATTATATTATTTCTTTCACTCTTCAGCTGACATGATCATGTTGACCATTTTCAGCTATAATTTACAGATAAAAAATTCTACAAACATATGTCAACTTCGTGGAGGAGTTCTATGGTTTGTGAGGAGCATTCGAATGATGAACCAAATCTTATTTTGATATATTGTCTTTTGCACTACTTAGGTGACTACTACATACACATAAATGTAATGAatttaagaagaaaataaaagaacaacatatataatttttttgttggaTTTGTCAACTTaataaggaaaaatatattagtaTGTTCTTTCCAAATTTGACCATAATTGATAGAGGATGTATGTTGGAATTGTTCTTGgctaaaaaatattcatattgtATGTACCAAAATAAAATAACCATTTTAAATGTTATATATTCTATGATAAATATGAGTCTCACAACCCAACATGCCatgaaaaattatcataatattttaagAAGTTTGGTCTAACATATTTTGATTTTACAATATTTCTCGCCATATTACCCAATATTATATGGTTTGAGCTTGTGTCAATATAgtcaaggaaaaaaaatatatatacacatataatatATCTAAAAGTtatatgcataaaatactcacaAGTaattacgtgtatatatatacatacacaaatAATATACATAAAATACTCACAAGtaattgtgtgtgtatatataatatatatatatatatatgtatatccaaATTTGGTCATAATTTATAAAGAAGGTTTTTGTCGTAAGAAATGATTTTATAAAAATTCTAAAAGAATAATATATGGGGTAATCtatcattattaattttttttaggtaAAAACCtttgattttttactaaaacGACTTAATCATATAtgctattaaaaaataattatcatatttaaaaaatagTACTAATCATTTTAGAATCATTAGGATATGATTGTAAGatgtttaatttaatttaattttattttaaatattatgataattaattatcaaaattaagtttttttaaaaTAACATCTGTGATAAAATCATTTAACTAAAAAAGATAATGATATTTTCAtcaaagtagaaaaaaaaaatctgataaaaataaatatttgaataTTGAGATACCATCCAGTAAAACCAGAAGCTTCTTTCATATAATGCCCTAAcacatttatattattttcatcaaaataatcaatttatcttttgtGAGGCTCATGACCCAACACtcattaaaaatatatcataaatgtttcagaaaATTTGGCACAAGACATTTTGGTTTTGTATGATCTATGCAATTGTGCCCAACATTATAAGACTGAATTTGAGCCAAAAATAGATGTTTTGTGTCAATCCCTATAAATGATGTCCAAATTGGTCAAACATGTAAGAAAGATCTTTGTTACAAGCTCTTTTGACATTGTTATTGGTAAAAAATTCTCAGACACAACGCTTTGGATTTTAAATCTTACTTGTTTTATGGCAAACATAGCCCAATCTAGCAATAATATATGGTTTGACCTAACTTATTTTAGTAAAAAAGGGTTGAACTTATGCCAAAATCATGTCCAAATTTGATCATAATCTAAAGAAAAAAGATTTTTGTCATaacaaaatgtcatgatctaatcCACATAACAAAATGTCATGATCATAATTCACTGATCTAAAATGCataaatctaaattaataattatatactTGGTAAGACATTATAAATGTTGATAAGATCATACATTATAATACTTGATAATACATTATAATCGACGTAATTAACTTATGAAACTTAATTTCGTTGAGCCTAAATCATAATTGATCTAAAATGCATAAACCTAAATCAACAATTATATACTTGATAATACATTATAAATGATGACAAGATTATATACTATAATACTTGACAATACATTATAATTATAATCGACACAATTAACTCATTAAACTTAATTTCATTGAGCATAAATAGCCATTTATTTCCATAAATAGCTAATTTACATGGTTGCTTTGCATATGATCACGACATGGTGGTGGAGATAAAACTTCAACCCAAAATGCTTAACGGAGAAGTAAAAGAAATACTTGGTGATGAAAACATATTATATATGACGTGTGAGTTATGATCTGTGTCCTTACTACTTCACCAATCAGATCAGTCTGGTATTCCATTTGTTACGATCGGGTGGCCCACATTGCTTATCAATAGAAAACTGCAGTTATCTGTTTGATATCTTGTCTTGCACAGGTGATCGATAATTACTAAAATTAAAGAGCCGAAGCGACGGGAGATCCGTGT encodes:
- the LOC103988350 gene encoding transcription factor GTE4; protein product: MASGPAAAAAAADDGDGISETRRTPELKVYSRRRRGKNPPAADAQNPQPSSRETLATTTTTGDVDSSLQQPPPPPPSPPERHQFQRSASSGNEASSLNRHEPEATPDPKGSAPHQQNGHVAVEDAKRSQGEARDLRRMLTAQLDQVRDLLKRLETREHQLSAIPSAGGGGSGVGAAPSQLSVNHVNTPVASKRESVFSEAISATPAPLRPQLNILVPPGVGSRNSLGTSTIEREKRTPKANQYFRSSDFILGKEKFPPSVSQKKSKSSKSRKHSTVESDYRASANKKIYANAFRSCRTLLDKLMKHNFGWVFNKPVDVEGLGLYDYFSIIKHPMDLGTVQSRVASNFYESPLEFAADVRRTFQNAMLYNPKGQDVHVMAEQLLNVFEERWSLIETEFTEHLHQLHLFSMRNPPSLDMRTLEMSSSTVQPMEIDMRPVVQPMEIDMRPEQNQTQHFGRPTALKKPKANDINKRDMTFREKQTLRRHLESLPPEKLETVVQIIKKRNSVLNLHDDEIEVDIDCVDAETLWELDRFVTNYKKTLSKHKRKAELAMLARAEAERHNRERLNGEDPYPVVAEVPEQVKNAVDQNKVAAPLTEAVANNGNDESGSSGSSRSSSDSGSSDSDSDTESSSSYESDAAHSPGN